One window from the genome of Deinococcus cellulosilyticus NBRC 106333 = KACC 11606 encodes:
- a CDS encoding sialidase family protein has product MQKLLVTFILTASLAQAQEFNSIRMVSDQQVWGFTRGGAYFSEDAAQTWKQVTPAFTEQVTALQGFALDAKHAWLTGQGDGKVLLAFTQDAGQNWTQLKLYEQGQGAWVQFRDPQNGFAVIGMDAGMSHQAFILLKTSNGGVTWQKVNSSKNDYFKTPELQGGNLPDICCITDALFVNDKTVLVTGGYTPIEKPYFFRSNNGGKTFVAASSILPLNATERKSFSRLEIPYAKGDVVLVVGTFSTPEQPSVLVTFLSQDGGKSWVRGEKLNPRSQPQRTQVLFTDAKNGFTWLGGKLYKTSTAGQTWHEIKVPFENAAGFKQITFADPRNGMALLDTSLWITGNGGESWQEIKR; this is encoded by the coding sequence ATGCAGAAGCTTTTGGTGACGTTCATTCTGACAGCCTCCCTGGCGCAGGCACAGGAGTTTAACAGCATCCGCATGGTTTCGGACCAGCAGGTGTGGGGCTTCACCCGTGGAGGGGCTTACTTCTCCGAAGATGCTGCCCAGACCTGGAAACAGGTGACTCCGGCTTTCACCGAGCAGGTGACTGCCCTGCAAGGCTTTGCGCTGGACGCAAAACATGCCTGGCTCACCGGGCAGGGAGATGGCAAGGTGCTGCTGGCCTTCACGCAGGATGCCGGGCAGAACTGGACGCAACTGAAGCTTTATGAGCAGGGACAGGGGGCCTGGGTGCAGTTCCGCGACCCCCAGAACGGTTTTGCCGTGATTGGGATGGACGCAGGCATGAGCCACCAGGCTTTCATTCTGCTGAAGACCTCCAATGGCGGGGTCACCTGGCAGAAGGTCAACAGCAGCAAGAACGATTACTTCAAAACGCCTGAGTTGCAGGGAGGCAACCTCCCGGACATCTGCTGCATCACCGATGCCCTCTTTGTGAACGACAAAACGGTGCTGGTGACCGGCGGATACACCCCCATCGAGAAGCCCTACTTTTTTCGCAGCAACAATGGGGGCAAGACTTTTGTGGCAGCCAGTTCAATCCTGCCCCTGAATGCCACAGAGCGAAAAAGCTTTTCCCGTCTTGAAATCCCGTATGCTAAAGGGGATGTGGTGCTGGTGGTGGGAACCTTCAGCACACCTGAGCAACCCAGTGTTCTGGTGACCTTCCTGTCGCAGGATGGCGGAAAGAGCTGGGTCAGAGGAGAAAAACTCAACCCCAGATCTCAACCTCAACGGACACAGGTGCTCTTCACGGACGCCAAAAACGGATTCACCTGGCTGGGAGGGAAGTTGTACAAGACCTCCACCGCCGGACAGACCTGGCACGAAATCAAGGTGCCCTTTGAAAATGCTGCGGGGTTCAAACAGATCACCTTCGCAGACCCCAGAAACGGCATGGCTCTTCTGGACACCTCCCTGTGGATCACCGGGAACGGTGGAGAGTCATGGCAGGAAATCAAGAGGTGA
- the yqeK gene encoding bis(5'-nucleosyl)-tetraphosphatase (symmetrical) YqeK: MVKPRRFEHVLRVAELAHQIALSNGLDADLAYEAGLLHDIARDISSTDLLKLAPPECPIDERHPLALHGRAGRVLLEYWGYNNEDVLYAVEEHTTGPSPDRPISAVVYIADVSEPGRNVNHHIREMAFDDLQGALDLAIGSKVRYLQGRGIEVHPRTMKVFNSLISSDR, encoded by the coding sequence ATGGTGAAACCCCGACGCTTTGAGCATGTGCTGAGGGTGGCCGAACTGGCCCACCAGATTGCACTGTCCAATGGTCTGGATGCGGATCTGGCCTATGAGGCAGGCCTCCTTCACGACATTGCCCGGGACATCAGCAGCACGGATTTGCTCAAACTCGCTCCACCGGAGTGCCCCATCGATGAGCGGCATCCGCTGGCCTTGCATGGGCGTGCCGGAAGGGTGCTGCTGGAGTACTGGGGGTACAACAACGAGGATGTGCTGTACGCTGTGGAGGAACACACCACCGGGCCGAGTCCGGACCGTCCCATCAGTGCAGTGGTCTACATTGCCGATGTGAGCGAGCCCGGGCGCAACGTGAACCACCACATCCGTGAGATGGCCTTTGATGACCTGCAGGGTGCGCTCGATCTCGCCATTGGCAGCAAGGTGCGTTACCTGCAGGGCCGGGGCATCGAGGTGCATCCCAGAACCATGAAGGTGTTCAACAGCCTCATTTCCAGCGACAGGTGA
- the rpmA gene encoding 50S ribosomal protein L27, which yields MAHKKGVGSSKNGRDSNPKYLGVKKFGGEVVLAGNILVRQRGTKFKAGNGVGMGRDHTLFALQDGIVTFADKGTKGRFISVQAQVAAAD from the coding sequence ATGGCACACAAAAAAGGTGTAGGTTCCTCTAAAAACGGACGTGACAGCAACCCCAAATACCTCGGCGTCAAGAAATTTGGCGGCGAAGTGGTGCTTGCGGGCAACATCCTGGTTCGCCAGCGTGGCACCAAGTTCAAGGCTGGCAACGGCGTGGGCATGGGCCGCGATCACACCCTGTTCGCTCTGCAAGACGGCATTGTGACCTTTGCTGACAAAGGCACCAAGGGCCGCTTCATCAGCGTGCAGGCCCAGGTTGCTGCTGCAGACTGA
- the obgE gene encoding GTPase ObgE, whose protein sequence is MAFRDVLEIEVIAGNGGDGAMSFHRAKYMPKGGPDGGHGGKGGSVFLRAVNNVSSLDTLIGRRKYKASNGWYGEGRLRNGKDGEDMVIDVPVGTTAFDVESGRVIADLTEVGQVKLVAKGGSGGRGNSVFVTPTRQAPRFAELGTKGETRKIRLELRLIADVGLVGYPNAGKSSLLARLSRANPEIADYPFTTLSPILGVVTREDQEDQRFTLADIPGIIEGASEGKGLGLEFLRHISRTRLLVYVLAGDQDPVGNLESLQTELQSYDPSLLDAAACIVLNKIDLIEEDVQEMIEEELQEFGLPVLKISALEEIGLDQLKETLFDLLPSRELWRETHTLEEEPEVVRIEPLRIERHEDIIPGDNEYEEEIEIVWEVLGGGFAERLARFSRHLDDAAEYLQAYFKREGLFNALKRAGAKQGDTVEIGIMKFEYFEDEN, encoded by the coding sequence GTGGCTTTTCGGGACGTTCTCGAAATTGAAGTGATTGCAGGCAACGGTGGCGATGGTGCCATGAGCTTCCACCGGGCCAAATACATGCCCAAAGGTGGCCCGGACGGTGGTCACGGGGGCAAGGGCGGCAGTGTGTTCCTGCGGGCGGTCAACAACGTCAGCAGTCTGGACACATTGATCGGCAGACGCAAATACAAGGCCAGCAACGGCTGGTACGGTGAAGGCCGCCTCAGAAACGGCAAAGACGGCGAGGACATGGTCATTGATGTGCCCGTCGGAACCACCGCCTTCGATGTGGAATCGGGCCGTGTGATTGCCGACCTGACCGAAGTCGGACAGGTCAAACTGGTCGCCAAGGGCGGATCGGGCGGACGCGGAAACAGCGTGTTCGTGACCCCCACCCGCCAGGCCCCCAGATTCGCAGAACTCGGGACCAAAGGGGAAACCCGCAAGATCCGTCTGGAACTGCGTCTGATTGCAGATGTGGGGCTCGTGGGCTACCCCAACGCCGGAAAATCCAGCCTGCTTGCCAGACTGTCCCGCGCCAATCCCGAAATCGCCGATTATCCGTTCACCACCCTGAGCCCCATTCTCGGTGTGGTGACCCGTGAAGACCAGGAAGACCAGCGTTTCACCCTGGCAGACATCCCCGGCATCATCGAAGGGGCCTCTGAAGGCAAAGGGCTGGGCCTGGAGTTCCTGCGCCACATCAGCCGCACCCGACTGCTGGTGTACGTGCTGGCCGGAGATCAGGACCCGGTGGGCAACCTGGAAAGCCTGCAGACCGAGTTGCAGAGCTACGACCCCAGCCTGCTGGACGCTGCCGCCTGCATCGTGCTGAACAAAATCGACCTGATCGAAGAAGACGTGCAGGAGATGATCGAGGAAGAGTTGCAGGAATTCGGTCTCCCGGTGCTGAAAATCAGTGCCCTGGAAGAAATCGGCCTTGACCAGCTCAAAGAAACCCTCTTTGACCTGCTGCCCTCCCGTGAACTGTGGCGTGAAACCCACACCCTGGAAGAAGAACCCGAAGTGGTCCGCATCGAGCCCCTGCGCATCGAACGCCACGAGGACATCATCCCGGGAGACAACGAATACGAAGAGGAAATCGAAATCGTCTGGGAGGTGCTCGGAGGGGGCTTTGCAGAACGTCTGGCCCGCTTCTCCCGTCACCTCGACGACGCTGCAGAATACCTGCAGGCCTACTTCAAACGGGAAGGTCTCTTCAACGCCCTCAAACGTGCTGGAGCCAAACAGGGCGACACCGTGGAAATCGGCATCATGAAGTTCGAGTACTTCGAGGACGAGAACTGA